From one Gossypium hirsutum isolate 1008001.06 chromosome D08, Gossypium_hirsutum_v2.1, whole genome shotgun sequence genomic stretch:
- the LOC107910210 gene encoding DNA-directed RNA polymerases II, IV and V subunit 3, with translation MQSCKVAVSICAFGGGDDLYQPIGMSEASLKKVCYVQDFLLLQNGRIDYGEFVAMVLIFSLLADCTADPEYDDFIKCRAMILFFDIDPNTQQVVVVDPEAYTYDDEVLKKAEAMGKPGLVEIYAKEDSFIFTVESTGAIKASQLVLNAIEILKQKLDAVRLSEDTVEADDQFGELGAHMQGG, from the exons ATGCAAAGTTGCAAAGTTGCGGTTTCTATTTGTGCGTTTGGTGGTGGAGATGATCTTTATCAACCTATAGGAATGTCAGAGGCATCACTTAAAAAG GTTTGCTATGTTCAAGATTTTCTGCTTCTACAGAATGGAAGAATCGATTATGGTGAATTTGTTGCCATGGTACTAATTTTCAGTTTGTTGGCAGATTGTACAGCAGATCCAGAATATGATGACTTCATAAAATGCAGAGCAATGATCTTATTCTTTGACATTGACCCAAATACCCAACAG gttgtggtggttgatcCAGAGGCGTATACCTATGACGATGAGGTGTTAAAGAAAGCTGAAGCTATGGGCAAGCCAGGTCTTGTGGAGATATATGCCAAAGAAGACAGTTTCATCTTTACAGTTGAATCCACTGGTGCGATCAAAGCTTCTCAGTTGGTTCTTAATGCTATAGAAATCTTGAAACAGAAGCTGGATGCAGTTCGCCTGTCTGAGGATACTGTGGAAGCTGATGATCAGTTTGGTGAACTAGGTGCCCATATGCAAGGAGGATGA